The Pseudomonas fluorescens genome includes a window with the following:
- a CDS encoding helix-turn-helix transcriptional regulator, which produces MQPATIPPKALIRQPALCLWLDLSRSGLDKLRKKDPTFPKPIKANESRQAAAYYVLAEVEAWLRTKIEARDAV; this is translated from the coding sequence ATGCAGCCAGCAACAATTCCCCCGAAAGCTCTCATCCGTCAGCCAGCGCTCTGTCTATGGCTGGACCTGTCCCGCTCTGGCCTAGACAAACTCCGCAAGAAAGACCCGACGTTCCCGAAGCCAATTAAGGCCAACGAAAGCCGACAAGCCGCGGCTTATTACGTCTTGGCTGAGGTGGAGGCTTGGTTACGGACCAAGATTGAAGCGAGAGACGCAGTATGA
- a CDS encoding tyrosine-type recombinase/integrase gives MARTVTPLTDPKCEAAKPRAKDYTLFDGQGLFLLVRATGTKVWRFKYKKPSGKPGLATFGNYPALGLKAARARRADALELLAHGQDPIESAKQAKIEAANEAGNTFEALALEWHASMAGKWSKDHAVRVLKEIEVDLFPMLGKRPVSDLKTRDLLACLKTVEKRGALDVVGRLRQRIAGIMRIAVQRNFIVYNPALDLVGGTATRKTKHRPALPLERLPELLQRCEADTGRPLTCLAVSLALLVFIRSSELRFARWSEFDFTRSMWTIPGERAPIEGVKRSHRGAKMGTPHLVPLSRQTLEVLEQIRRLSGRFDLVLPGDHYYWRPMSENTVNKSLRRMGYDTKIEVCGHGFRTMACSALVESGLWSRDAVERQMSHQERNGVRAAYIHKAEHLEERRLMMTWWADYLDANREKHITPYDFAHRNTDVVSVERGLQAWK, from the coding sequence ATGGCGCGCACCGTAACCCCCCTTACTGACCCCAAATGCGAGGCCGCCAAACCCCGCGCAAAGGACTACACCCTGTTCGACGGGCAAGGGCTTTTTTTGCTTGTAAGGGCCACCGGCACCAAGGTCTGGCGCTTCAAGTATAAAAAGCCAAGCGGTAAGCCTGGTCTGGCAACGTTCGGCAACTACCCGGCTCTCGGTCTGAAAGCCGCCCGCGCGCGTCGAGCCGATGCACTCGAGTTGCTGGCGCATGGCCAAGACCCCATCGAGAGCGCTAAGCAAGCAAAGATCGAGGCGGCCAATGAGGCGGGGAACACCTTTGAGGCGCTGGCCCTGGAATGGCACGCCAGCATGGCCGGCAAATGGTCGAAGGATCACGCGGTCAGGGTGCTGAAAGAGATTGAGGTTGATCTTTTCCCCATGCTGGGCAAACGTCCCGTATCCGACTTGAAAACCCGCGACCTGCTGGCCTGTCTGAAGACGGTAGAGAAGCGCGGCGCGCTTGATGTGGTTGGGCGACTGCGTCAGCGCATCGCCGGAATCATGCGAATCGCCGTTCAGCGCAACTTCATCGTATACAACCCGGCGCTTGATCTGGTGGGGGGGACTGCCACCCGCAAGACCAAACACCGCCCGGCCTTGCCCCTTGAGCGGTTGCCGGAGTTGTTGCAACGCTGCGAGGCTGACACCGGACGACCGCTTACCTGTCTTGCTGTAAGCCTCGCTTTACTGGTGTTCATTCGTTCTAGTGAGCTGCGTTTTGCTCGCTGGTCGGAGTTCGACTTTACCCGGAGCATGTGGACGATTCCCGGCGAACGGGCACCAATCGAGGGCGTCAAGAGGTCGCACCGAGGAGCCAAGATGGGGACTCCGCACCTTGTCCCGTTGTCACGCCAGACGCTTGAAGTGCTAGAGCAGATACGCCGGCTAAGCGGGCGTTTTGATCTGGTGTTGCCTGGCGATCACTACTACTGGCGGCCAATGTCGGAGAACACCGTAAACAAGTCACTGCGCCGTATGGGGTACGACACCAAGATAGAGGTTTGCGGGCACGGTTTCCGCACTATGGCCTGTTCCGCGTTGGTCGAGTCCGGCCTATGGTCGCGTGACGCGGTTGAACGGCAAATGAGCCACCAAGAGCGCAACGGCGTGCGCGCGGCCTATATCCACAAGGCTGAGCACCTGGAAGAGCGTCGGCTGATGATGACGTGGTGGGCTGACTACCTGGACGCCAACCGGGAAAAGCACATCACGCCCTATGATTTTGCACACCGGAACACTGATGTGGTGAGCGTGGAGAGGGGGCTACAAGCATGGAAATAA